Below is a window of Clostridiales bacterium DNA.
TTCGCCGCAGGAGTCAGGGCAACGCCGGCGCCGCCGTAGATCTTCTTCGTCACGGCTTCCAGCTTCTCCTCAATGCTCATATCCAGGTCATAGCTGAAGGTGAAGTTGCCCTTCTCCTCCTCGCACAGCCGGACCACTTCGCGGGCCAGCTCCTCGCCGCCCTTGCCGCCTTCCGCCCACACGGTGCTCAGCACGGTGTTGACGCCCAGCTCGCGGCACTTCTTCACGATGAAATCGATCTCCGCGTCGGTGTCCGTCGGGAAGCGGTTGATCGCCACCACGCAGGGCAGCTGGTAAACGGTCGTGATATTGTTCACATGGCGCAGCAGGTTCGGGATACCCTTCTCCAGGGCCGCCAGGTCCTCGGTGGCCAGCTGCTTCTTGTCCAGGCCGCCGTGCATCTTCAGTGCGCGCACCGTGCCGACCACGACCACCGCGTCGGGGGTCAGGCCCGCCATCCGGCACTTGATGTCCAGGAACTTCTCCGCGCCCAGGTCGGCACCGAAGCCGGCTTCCGTCACGGTATAGTCGCCCATCCGCATCGCCATGCGGGTCGCCATCACAGAGTTGCATCCGTGGGCAATATTCGCGAACGGTCCGCCGTGAACGAACGCGGGAGTGCCTTCCAGCGTCTGCACCAGGTTCGGCTTCAGCGCGTCGCGCAGCAGGGCCGCCATGGCGCCGGTCGCCTTCAGGTCGCCGGCGGTCACGGGCTTGTCGTCATAGGTGTACGCCACGATGATCCGGCTCAGGCGTTTCTTCAGGTCCGCCATATCGCTGGCGAGGCAGAACACCGCCATGATCTCGCTGGCCACGGTGATATCAAAGCCGTCCTCACGCGGAACGCCGTTTGCCTTGCCGCCGAGGCCGTCCACCACAAACCGCAGCTGCCGGTCATTCATGTCCACGCAGCGCTTCCAGGTGATCTTCTTCACGTCGATTCCCAGGGCATTTCCCTGCTGGATATGGTTGTCCAGCATAGCCGCCAGCAGGTTGTTCGCCGCGCCGATGGCATGGAAATCGCCGGTGAAATGCAGGTTGATATCCTCCATGGGCACGACCTGGGCATAGCCGCCGCCGGCGGCGCCGCCCTTGACGCCGAACACCGGGCCCAGGCTGGGCTCGCGCAGCGCCACGGTTACGTCCTTGCCGATCCGGCTCAGGCCGTCAGCCAGGCCGATCGTGGTCGTGGTCTTGCCTTCTCCGGCGGGAGTCGGCGTGATCGCGGTCACCAGCACCAGCTTGCCGGGCTTCCGGTCGGTCTCGGTGATCAGGGCGGGATCGATCTTGGCTTTGTAGCGGCCGTACTGCTCGATGTACTTCTCATCGACATGGGCCTTTTTCGCAATCTCGGTAATGGGCTGCATTTTGCACTGCTGTGCAATCTCAATGTCGGTAAGGTATGCCATGGTCTGCCTCCTTGTTATGGTTCGTTGGTTCTCATCCTTTGAAATATTTCACTGCGGATTCAAACATCCGGATATCGTAATTGCCGGGTACATTCTTATACAGTCCGGCGCCGACACGCTCGCTGTGGCCCATCTTGCCGAATACACGGCCATCAGGGCTCGTGATGCCCTCAATTGCCATGCGGCTGCCGTTCGGGTTGAAGCGCACATCCATCGTCGCGTTGCCGTCCAGGTCTACATACTGCGTGGCAACCTGCCCGTTTTCGATCAGGCGGGCAATCGTCGCGTCATCTGCGAGGAAACGGCCTTCGCCGTGGCTGATCGGTACGGAGTAAATATCCCCGACCTGGGTTCCCTGCAGCCAGGGGCTGCGGTTGCTCGCGATCCGGGTCCGCACCATGCGGCTCTGGTGGCGGCCGATGATGTTGAAGGTCAGCGTCGGGCAGGTCTCATCCGTGTCGATGATCTTTCCGAAGGGCACCAGTCCCAGCTTGATCAGGGCCTGGAAGCCGTTGCAGATACCGCACATCAGGCCGTCGCGCTTCTCCAGCAGCTCGGTCACACCCTCGCGGACCGCCTGGTTCCGGAAGAACGCGGTAATGAACTTGGCGCTGCCGTCCGGTTCGTCGCCGCCGCTGAAGCCGCCGGGGATAAAGATCGCCTGGCTCCGGCCGATTTCGCGGGCGAAATCCTCCACGCTGCGGGCAATGCCTTCCGCCGTCAGGTTGTTGATCACCATGATGCGGGCATCCGCGCCGGCATCCCGGACCGCCCGGGCGCTGTCATATTCGCAGTTTGTTCCGGGGAACGCGGGAATCAGAATCCGCGGCCGCGCGGTCTTCACCGCAGGCGCCGCCCAGCTTTCCGCCGGGAAGGAAATATTCTCCGCCTTCTCATCCGGTGTCGGAATATTGCAGGGATATACGGATTCCAGCTTGTCTTCCCACAGGCACTGCAGGCTGGCCAGGGAAATGCTTTCGTCGCCCAGGGTCAGTCTGCCGTCGTCCGTCACTTCGCCCAGCAGCCGGCCGGCTTCCGCGTCATCCGTCTCCACCAGGAAGTCGCCGTAGCGGTAGCAGGTCAGCTCATCGACCGTCCAGCCCTCCGCGTAGCGGACGCCCAGGCCGTTGCCAAAGCTCATCTTCATGACCGCCTCGGCGATTCCGCCGAGTCCCGGCGTAAAGCAGGCATATACCTTGCCTTCCCGGGCCAGCTTTGTCACCTTGTCAAAGGTGGCCAGCAGGGATGCCGTATCCGGCAGTCCGTCTGCGTTGGTTTCCGTGTGCAGCAGCACCAGCTTGTGGCCGGCCTGCTTGGTTTCCGGGGAAATGATGTCGCCGGTCTTCGCCATGGTCACCGCGAAGGAGACCAGTGTCGGCGGAACGTCCAGCTTCTCAAAGGAGCCGCTCATGGAGTCCTTGCCGCCGATGGCGCCGATTCCCAGCGCCTTCTGGGCTTCAAAGGCACCCAGCAGGGCCGCCAGGGGCTTGCCCCAGCGCCGTCCGTCCTTCCCGGGCTTCTCAAAGTATTCCTGGAAGGTCAGGTATACGTCACTGAACTCCGCGCCGGAGGCAATCAGCTTGCTCACGGATTCCACCACCGCCAGGTAGGCGCCGTGGTAGGGGCTCTTTTCCGTGATAAAGGGGTTGTATCCCCAGGCCATCAGGGAGCAGTCGTCGGTATGCTTCTGCTCCATGCTTACCTTCTGTACCATCGCCTGCACGGGGGTCAGCTGGTTCTTTCCGCCGAAGGGCATCATCACGCTGCCCGCGCCGATGGTGGAGTCAAACCGCTCGCCCAGGCCGCGCTTGGAGCACATATTCAGGTCCGTGGCCATGGCCTTCATATTGTCGGTGAAGCTTCCGGAAACCTTCCGCTGCCAGTCTTCCGGCTTTGCGGGGTTGATCCGGATATGCTTCGGCGCACCGTTGGAATTCAGGAATTCGCGGCTGATATCCACGATGGTCTTACCGTTCCAGTTCATCCGCAGCCGCGGCTCTTCCTTCACGACCGCCACCGGGCAGGCCTGCAGGTTCTCCTCACCGGCCAGCTTCAGGAACGCATCCACGTCTTCCGCCGCAACCACAACGGCCATCCGTTCCTGGCTTTCGGAAATCGCCAGTTCCGTGCCGTCCAGTCCTTCGTACTTCTTCGGCACCGCGTTCAGGTTGAT
It encodes the following:
- a CDS encoding formate--tetrahydrofolate ligase: MAYLTDIEIAQQCKMQPITEIAKKAHVDEKYIEQYGRYKAKIDPALITETDRKPGKLVLVTAITPTPAGEGKTTTTIGLADGLSRIGKDVTVALREPSLGPVFGVKGGAAGGGYAQVVPMEDINLHFTGDFHAIGAANNLLAAMLDNHIQQGNALGIDVKKITWKRCVDMNDRQLRFVVDGLGGKANGVPREDGFDITVASEIMAVFCLASDMADLKKRLSRIIVAYTYDDKPVTAGDLKATGAMAALLRDALKPNLVQTLEGTPAFVHGGPFANIAHGCNSVMATRMAMRMGDYTVTEAGFGADLGAEKFLDIKCRMAGLTPDAVVVVGTVRALKMHGGLDKKQLATEDLAALEKGIPNLLRHVNNITTVYQLPCVVAINRFPTDTDAEIDFIVKKCRELGVNTVLSTVWAEGGKGGEELAREVVRLCEEEKGNFTFSYDLDMSIEEKLEAVTKKIYGGAGVALTPAAKKQAERLTELGFDKLPICVAKTQYSFSDDPALLGAPEGFTVTVRNLKVSAGAGFLVALTGEIMTMPGLPKSPAAERIDVDENTGKITGLF
- a CDS encoding phosphoribosylformylglycinamidine synthase yields the protein MVYRIFVEKKPGLDNEARALENDAKTLLGIQGLEKVRLLNRYDAENISEELFNYAVKTVFSEPQLDIATTAVDTEGATVFAVEYLPGQFDQRADSAAQCIQIISQGERPLIHSARLYVLYGNLGDAEIAEIKKYVINPVEAREASLEKPATLKAEYAVPTEVATLDGFTALDRAGLERFVESYGLAMDADDIAFCQEYFRSEKREPTITEIRMLDTYWSDHCRHTTFLTEIDGVTFEDPVLEKAYADYLAVRKELGRTKPVCLMDIATVAVRWLKANGKLPKLDESEEINACTVKIEVEADGKKEPWLLLFKNETHNHPTEIEPFGGAATCIGGAIRDPLSGRAYVYGAMRVTGAADPTVPVSETIPGKLPQRKLVSTAAAGYASYGNQIGLATGIVDEIYHPGYAAKRMEIGAVIAAAPAENVRRERPAPGDVVILLGGSTGRDGIGGATGSSKAHNAHSVETCGAEVQKGNAPEERKLQRLFRNGDACRMIKRCNDFGAGGVSVAIGELADGLEINLNAVPKKYEGLDGTELAISESQERMAVVVAAEDVDAFLKLAGEENLQACPVAVVKEEPRLRMNWNGKTIVDISREFLNSNGAPKHIRINPAKPEDWQRKVSGSFTDNMKAMATDLNMCSKRGLGERFDSTIGAGSVMMPFGGKNQLTPVQAMVQKVSMEQKHTDDCSLMAWGYNPFITEKSPYHGAYLAVVESVSKLIASGAEFSDVYLTFQEYFEKPGKDGRRWGKPLAALLGAFEAQKALGIGAIGGKDSMSGSFEKLDVPPTLVSFAVTMAKTGDIISPETKQAGHKLVLLHTETNADGLPDTASLLATFDKVTKLAREGKVYACFTPGLGGIAEAVMKMSFGNGLGVRYAEGWTVDELTCYRYGDFLVETDDAEAGRLLGEVTDDGRLTLGDESISLASLQCLWEDKLESVYPCNIPTPDEKAENISFPAESWAAPAVKTARPRILIPAFPGTNCEYDSARAVRDAGADARIMVINNLTAEGIARSVEDFAREIGRSQAIFIPGGFSGGDEPDGSAKFITAFFRNQAVREGVTELLEKRDGLMCGICNGFQALIKLGLVPFGKIIDTDETCPTLTFNIIGRHQSRMVRTRIASNRSPWLQGTQVGDIYSVPISHGEGRFLADDATIARLIENGQVATQYVDLDGNATMDVRFNPNGSRMAIEGITSPDGRVFGKMGHSERVGAGLYKNVPGNYDIRMFESAVKYFKG